The proteins below come from a single Streptococcus canis genomic window:
- a CDS encoding ECF transporter S component — protein MQKNKIRQLSLLAVLTALTVVLGRFVMVPTPTGFLTLLDAGIYFTSFYLGATQGAIVGGLSGFLIDLLAGYPQWMIHSLIAHGAQGYFAGWRGYKRWLGILLGSAIMVVWYFLGSLMLGYGLAGSLAGIWGNVLQNTFGLLIGYLIVRAMTNYPKK, from the coding sequence ATGCAAAAAAATAAGATAAGACAGCTGAGTTTATTGGCAGTGTTGACGGCCTTGACAGTTGTTTTAGGGCGATTTGTGATGGTTCCAACACCAACGGGATTTTTAACCCTTTTGGATGCTGGTATTTATTTTACCAGTTTCTATTTGGGAGCCACTCAAGGAGCTATTGTAGGCGGTTTATCAGGCTTTTTAATTGATTTATTGGCAGGTTATCCTCAGTGGATGATCCATAGCTTGATTGCGCATGGTGCTCAAGGTTACTTTGCTGGTTGGAGAGGTTATAAACGCTGGTTAGGTATTCTTTTAGGCTCTGCTATCATGGTTGTTTGGTATTTCTTAGGGTCTTTAATGCTTGGTTATGGCTTGGCAGGTTCTTTAGCTGGTATTTGGGGAAACGTGTTACAAAATACTTTTGGACTCTTAATTGGTTACCTTATTGTTAGAGCCATGACAAATTACCCAAAGAAGTAA
- the truA gene encoding tRNA pseudouridine(38-40) synthase TruA has protein sequence MTRYKATISYDGTLFSGFQRQSHVRTVQEEIEKTLQKLASGQQILIHGAGRTDTGVHAYGQVIHFDLPQKRDLEKLRFALDTQTPDDIDVIKLEIVADDFHCRYQKHSKTYEFLVDCGRPKNPMMRHYATHYPYPLDMSKMQEAIKDLVGTHDFTGFTAAGTSVENKVRTITEATLIQDDKTGFLVFTFSGNGFLYKQVRNMVGTLLKIGNGRMPVEQIKVILTSQNRQLAGPTPAGNGLYLKEIRYED, from the coding sequence ATGACAAGATATAAAGCAACGATTTCTTACGACGGAACTCTCTTTTCTGGTTTTCAAAGACAGAGCCATGTGCGTACGGTACAAGAAGAAATTGAAAAGACCCTCCAAAAGTTGGCCAGTGGGCAACAAATCCTAATTCATGGAGCGGGACGGACGGATACTGGTGTGCATGCCTATGGTCAGGTGATCCATTTTGATTTGCCCCAGAAACGGGATTTGGAAAAATTGCGTTTTGCCTTGGACACGCAAACTCCAGATGATATTGATGTGATTAAACTAGAAATAGTGGCAGATGATTTTCACTGTCGTTACCAAAAGCATTCGAAAACTTATGAATTTCTGGTGGATTGTGGTCGGCCTAAAAACCCAATGATGCGTCATTATGCGACTCACTACCCGTATCCTCTTGATATGTCCAAGATGCAAGAGGCCATTAAGGATTTAGTGGGAACCCATGATTTTACAGGTTTTACGGCAGCAGGAACATCGGTAGAAAATAAGGTTCGCACAATTACGGAGGCAACTTTGATTCAGGATGACAAAACAGGTTTTTTGGTCTTTACCTTTTCAGGAAATGGTTTTCTTTATAAACAAGTCAGGAATATGGTAGGTACTTTACTAAAAATTGGAAATGGTCGCATGCCAGTTGAGCAGATTAAGGTGATTTTGACCTCCCAAAATCGTCAGCTAGCAGGTCCAACGCCCGCAGGGAACGGTCTTTATCTAAAGGAGATTCGCTATGAAGACTAA
- a CDS encoding bifunctional hydroxymethylpyrimidine kinase/phosphomethylpyrimidine kinase: MKTNYILAMSGNDIFSGGGLYADLATYTRHDLHGFVAVTCLTAMTDKGFDIFPTQGDIFRYQLESLKDVPFSAIKIGLLPNSEICQLALDFVTSHSDIPLILDPVLVCKETHDVEVAALCQELLQFFPRATIVTPNLVEAQLLSQKEITCLEDMKAAAKILYQFGAKHVVIKGGNRFSQEKALDLFYDGKSFEVLDYPVLKQNNVGAGCTFASSIASQLVVGQSLLEAVRAAKDFVYQAILQSDRYGVKQGNAKK; this comes from the coding sequence ATGAAGACTAATTACATTTTAGCCATGTCGGGGAATGACATTTTTAGTGGAGGGGGCTTGTATGCCGATTTGGCAACTTATACGCGGCATGATTTACACGGCTTTGTTGCAGTGACTTGCTTGACTGCCATGACAGATAAGGGGTTTGACATTTTTCCAACTCAGGGAGATATTTTCCGTTACCAATTGGAGAGTTTAAAGGATGTTCCTTTTTCTGCTATTAAAATTGGTCTTTTACCCAATTCAGAAATTTGTCAATTAGCACTGGACTTTGTCACGTCTCATTCAGATATTCCTCTGATATTGGATCCTGTGTTAGTTTGTAAGGAGACGCATGATGTGGAGGTCGCTGCTTTGTGTCAGGAGTTATTGCAGTTTTTCCCCCGTGCAACTATTGTAACGCCGAACTTGGTAGAAGCGCAGCTATTATCCCAAAAAGAGATTACTTGTTTAGAAGATATGAAAGCAGCTGCTAAAATCCTTTATCAGTTTGGGGCAAAGCATGTGGTTATTAAAGGTGGGAACCGTTTTAGTCAGGAAAAGGCTCTTGATCTTTTTTATGATGGTAAATCCTTCGAAGTATTGGATTATCCAGTACTTAAGCAAAATAATGTGGGTGCGGGCTGTACCTTTGCTTCGAGTATCGCTAGTCAGTTAGTTGTGGGGCAATCCCTATTAGAGGCTGTTCGGGCTGCAAAAGACTTCGTTTACCAAGCCATTTTACAATCGGATAGATATGGAGTGAAACAAGGAAATGCAAAAAAATAA